The Aquitalea magnusonii region TTGGCCAGATCCAGCTTGGTGGACAGAGGGTCATCCAGCAGGGTCATGCCCTCGGCAGCAGGCGCTGACTCAGGCTGGGCTGCGGCAGGCGTTGCTGTCGGGGTGGCAGCCACCATGTCTTCGTACAAGGATTCAAAACCGTCGCTGGCCGGCGGGGTGGATGGCAGTTCCAGAGTACCCACCGCCGGTTCTTCGGTTTTGGCCGGCTCGCTATCCGCCGTCAGCCCGTCCAGATTGAAATCGAAGTCCAGCAGATTGGTGTCGGCCACCGGCTCTGCCGCCGGTTTTTCCGGTTCGGGGGCTGCGGGGGCAAGGGCGGAGAGTTCGGCATCCAGGTCAAAATCCATCAGATTGGACTCGGCCACGGGAGCCGGAGCGGCCACCTCTTCTTCGGCAAACAAGGCTGCACGCAAGGGATCATCGGCCGGTGCCGATGCAGCAACTTCAACAGGTTTGGCCAGCTCGGGCTCGGCGATGGTCTCGCCAAACAGCTCCTGATCCAGATCGATGACGCCAGCAGCCGCAGGGGCCGCACTTTCCACCGCGGCCTCATCCTCGGCCAGTTGATACAGCGCATTGGCCGGATCAATCGCCAGGCCCATGGCCGCCACCTTGGCCCAGGCCTGACCCTTGCCGTCGGTGCTGGCATGAAATTCACGCGCCAGCTTCTCGAAGCTGGCGGCATCCGGTCTGGCGGCATACAGTTCCAGCAATTTCTGGCGGACTTCCTGACGCGAGGGATCCTTGGCCAGGGCATCCTTGAGGATTTCCTCGGCCTGGGCATCACGGCCATAGGCCATGTACACCTCAGCCTCGGCTACCGGATCGACTTCAGCCGCGTCAATCGCCCCTGAGGACTGCGTGAAGTTGGTCATGAAGGAGTGGCCACCGCTGACGGAGCTTGGGCCGCTGCCAACCGCATTGCGCCCCAGCACAGCATTATTGGCCTGGGCGGACAGTTGCAGTGAAGAACCTGCAGCGGCCTTGCGGCGACGGGAAATCAATACCAGCAGCGCCCCAAGCAGACCCACCCCGGCCACACCACCACCGATCAGTGGCAGATTGTCGAGCAAGCCATCCAGCCAGGAACGCTCCGGCGGCGCAGGAGGAGCTGCCACCGGCTTGGGCGCAACCACCGGTTTGGGTGCCGGCACCGCTGCAACGGGGGCGCTCGCTTCGACAATGGGC contains the following coding sequences:
- a CDS encoding FimV/HubP family polar landmark protein, whose amino-acid sequence is MNNQAKFKLSVLAVAMVCSANVWAGLGRINVRSFLGETFHADIELTGVRSSELETARIGLASPDTFRDLNVDYSSSMSALRFHVAPSARGAVIKVSSSVPINEPYLRFVVEAKTSSGRSVREYTVLLDPASYNAPQAKSIVQDMPQYAEDNLSSRYAAKPAKPARAIVPGVVQTRSGSTLRGMAARVKPAGASLEQTMAALVQNNPHAFSDGNPNKLKAGVTLKVPAAGKVKALSAEQVNTILHPDGTAPTAPATAPVAPAVKPQPAAKGTDVLKLVPPDAAGAAPDAKLSALEQQVSAREQSLKDAEARIAALEQQLKAMQSGKPQASQPQAVVPAASMPAVEPIVEASAPVAAVPAPKPVVAPKPVAAPPAPPERSWLDGLLDNLPLIGGGVAGVGLLGALLVLISRRRKAAAGSSLQLSAQANNAVLGRNAVGSGPSSVSGGHSFMTNFTQSSGAIDAAEVDPVAEAEVYMAYGRDAQAEEILKDALAKDPSRQEVRQKLLELYAARPDAASFEKLAREFHASTDGKGQAWAKVAAMGLAIDPANALYQLAEDEAAVESAAPAAAGVIDLDQELFGETIAEPELAKPVEVAASAPADDPLRAALFAEEEVAAPAPVAESNLMDFDLDAELSALAPAAPEPEKPAAEPVADTNLLDFDFNLDGLTADSEPAKTEEPAVGTLELPSTPPASDGFESLYEDMVAATPTATPAAAQPESAPAAEGMTLLDDPLSTKLDLAKVYLDMGDRDGAREVLQDLVGEAQGSLKEEAQALLAKISN